A genome region from Arachidicoccus soli includes the following:
- a CDS encoding DUF3347 domain-containing protein, protein MKLFILMAALTATSLAACSNPQNTSAKTTTSAVQSAQMPASQTQNGSLSVKGVVMHYLHLKNALASDNTNEAATAGGELQNALIALGKESMNAIQKKAYADIAGDAEENAAHISKNAGNIKHQREHFQSLSEDMYDLIKALGTSQALYKDYCPMAKAIWLSETKDIKNPYLGKSMETCGQVKETIKQ, encoded by the coding sequence ATGAAACTTTTCATATTAATGGCAGCTTTGACTGCTACCAGTCTTGCTGCATGCAGTAACCCGCAAAACACGAGTGCAAAAACAACGACTTCTGCTGTGCAATCTGCCCAAATGCCGGCTTCGCAAACTCAAAATGGAAGCTTAAGTGTAAAGGGAGTTGTCATGCATTACCTCCATTTAAAAAACGCGCTGGCATCGGACAATACCAATGAAGCAGCTACGGCAGGCGGTGAATTGCAAAATGCCTTAATCGCACTTGGTAAAGAATCGATGAATGCAATTCAAAAGAAGGCCTATGCTGATATTGCCGGAGATGCGGAAGAAAACGCAGCGCATATTTCAAAAAATGCGGGCAATATCAAACATCAAAGGGAGCATTTTCAAAGCCTTAGTGAGGATATGTATGACCTAATCAAGGCTTTAGGAACATCCCAAGCCCTTTACAAAGATTATTGTCCTATGGCAAAAGCTATTTGGTTGAGTGAAACAAAGGATATTAAAAATCCATACCTTGGTAAGTCAATGGAAACCTGTGGTCAGGTAAAAGAAACGATTAAACAATGA
- a CDS encoding Fic family protein: MQTISVLLSEIDSLKAELQQYRHLESEKVAKAFELEYTYESNRIEGNTLTLQETALVVEKGLTIGGKSMQEHLEAINHSFAIDFVKELVKSKTPFTETVLLDIHNLILKSINNENAGKYRNVQVLIGGAKHVPPQPYLVPKQMEDMFIWYNENKGKLHPILLAGELHERMVTIHPFIDGNGRTSRLLMNLVLLQNGFPIAILKGDTDSRLQYYSALETAQMENNKQPFLILIADNVKATLERLLRTLK, encoded by the coding sequence ATGCAAACAATAAGTGTATTACTTTCTGAAATAGATAGTTTAAAGGCAGAACTACAACAATACAGGCACTTAGAAAGCGAAAAGGTGGCAAAGGCTTTTGAGTTGGAATATACCTATGAAAGCAACCGTATTGAGGGCAATACTTTGACTTTGCAAGAAACTGCATTAGTCGTTGAAAAAGGTTTAACTATTGGTGGAAAATCTATGCAAGAACATTTGGAAGCTATTAACCACAGTTTTGCAATTGACTTTGTAAAGGAACTGGTAAAAAGCAAAACACCATTTACAGAAACGGTTTTACTGGATATTCATAATTTGATATTGAAAAGCATTAACAATGAAAATGCTGGTAAGTATAGAAATGTACAAGTGCTAATAGGGGGTGCAAAGCATGTGCCGCCACAGCCTTATTTAGTGCCAAAGCAAATGGAAGATATGTTTATTTGGTACAATGAGAATAAAGGCAAATTACACCCAATATTATTAGCCGGAGAGTTACATGAAAGGATGGTAACTATACACCCTTTTATAGATGGCAATGGTAGAACAAGCCGCCTTTTAATGAATTTGGTTTTATTACAAAATGGTTTTCCTATTGCTATACTCAAAGGCGATACAGATAGTCGTTTGCAATATTATAGTGCTTTAGAAACGGCACAAATGGAAAACAACAAACAACCTTTTTTGATACTGATTGCCGATAATGTAAAAGCCACATTGGAAAGATTATTAAGAACATTGAAGTAA
- the rplU gene encoding 50S ribosomal protein L21 yields MFAVVKIAGQQFRVQEGDTLYVPRLAANNGDKVEFNEVLLVSSDGKLSLGADVKSIVKAEVLSNLIQGDKVIAYKQKRRKGFRKKHGHRTHYTKIKIDAIA; encoded by the coding sequence ATGTTCGCAGTTGTAAAAATAGCAGGTCAACAATTTAGAGTACAAGAAGGTGATACCTTATATGTGCCACGTTTGGCTGCCAATAACGGAGACAAAGTAGAGTTCAACGAAGTATTGTTGGTAAGTAGCGATGGAAAATTATCTTTGGGCGCTGATGTAAAATCAATTGTAAAAGCAGAAGTGCTTAGCAATTTAATTCAAGGCGACAAAGTAATCGCTTACAAGCAAAAAAGAAGAAAAGGTTTCCGTAAGAAGCACGGACACAGAACTCATTATACAAAAATCAAAATTGACGCAATCGCGTAA
- a CDS encoding DUF58 domain-containing protein translates to MQYKVSIRKTLKQLGFFAPITVYFCLFLVGSFICLAWLKEQPKLPGTPFQDIFSILIRITLYISCTFLIIGFVSVLLSWLFFLFKRYKKQISFHITTKEFDTPYQPIVLALKPILRPILGYIKLRFIYDNGSFSKKIQLVEDEHANWFNRNLNGFYDWEITDIKEFRISSVVVYFEDFLQFFSLTVSLPTAERFYTPPQSQPLQNLEAKQRNTEIKNSRIDEIRKVEGDLFSYKKFESHDDLRRIVWKIYAKNKELVIRSPEILEPYASHLYLYVSFFSKFLNNHTEVINNAMLNFYKNKVWSIYRNLVLQNNDVRWASDQPEKSISFSVNPSKEEEIKHLIAVSEWQDNIDLLNFVQPQKAAIVVISSLTDIKQLKQLIAWHKNEINFLFVPISNQFKRQGIRSWITWFFLEQEKNKKAKNRMAWTFYPLRREILRNEKELRKILKSV, encoded by the coding sequence ATGCAGTATAAAGTATCCATACGAAAAACACTAAAACAACTTGGGTTTTTCGCCCCCATCACTGTGTATTTCTGCCTGTTTCTTGTTGGATCCTTTATCTGTTTGGCTTGGTTAAAGGAACAACCCAAATTGCCAGGGACTCCATTTCAAGATATTTTCTCAATACTTATAAGAATCACCCTATACATCAGTTGCACTTTTTTAATAATTGGTTTCGTGAGCGTGTTGCTTTCTTGGCTTTTCTTTCTTTTTAAAAGATACAAAAAACAAATTTCATTTCATATTACTACCAAGGAATTTGACACCCCTTATCAACCTATTGTTCTAGCGCTAAAGCCAATCTTAAGACCTATCCTGGGATACATTAAACTTCGTTTTATATACGATAATGGCTCTTTTTCAAAAAAAATACAATTAGTAGAAGACGAGCACGCTAATTGGTTTAATAGAAATTTGAATGGATTCTACGATTGGGAGATCACAGATATAAAAGAATTTCGTATTTCGAGTGTAGTGGTATATTTCGAAGATTTTTTACAATTTTTTTCACTCACCGTTTCTTTACCAACTGCTGAAAGGTTTTACACCCCACCACAGTCACAGCCACTACAAAATTTAGAAGCAAAGCAAAGAAATACAGAAATAAAAAATAGCAGAATAGACGAAATAAGAAAAGTAGAAGGTGATTTATTTAGTTATAAAAAATTCGAATCACACGACGACCTCCGAAGAATTGTATGGAAGATATACGCCAAAAACAAAGAACTAGTTATTCGTTCGCCGGAAATATTGGAGCCTTATGCTTCTCACCTTTACTTATACGTTTCTTTTTTCTCGAAGTTTTTAAATAATCACACAGAAGTTATTAATAATGCTATGCTCAACTTTTATAAAAACAAAGTGTGGAGCATCTATAGAAACCTAGTACTCCAGAACAACGATGTTAGATGGGCTTCTGATCAACCGGAAAAATCCATTTCATTTTCTGTGAATCCAAGTAAGGAAGAAGAAATAAAACATTTAATAGCGGTAAGCGAATGGCAAGACAATATAGATTTACTTAATTTTGTACAACCGCAAAAAGCAGCGATTGTAGTAATATCCTCGCTCACAGATATCAAACAGCTAAAACAATTAATAGCCTGGCATAAAAATGAAATTAATTTTTTATTTGTTCCTATTTCTAACCAATTTAAAAGGCAAGGGATTAGAAGTTGGATCACTTGGTTTTTTCTAGAGCAGGAGAAAAACAAAAAAGCGAAAAATAGAATGGCATGGACCTTTTATCCGCTGAGGAGAGAGATACTCCGCAACGAAAAAGAATTAAGAAAAATATTGAAAAGTGTGTAA
- a CDS encoding heme-binding domain-containing protein yields MKKVKVIIAALAIVFVIIQFIRPARNQNGQVSGQSLAFLYHPSDSVVKILQAACMDCHSNNTHYPWYTNVQPLGWFLNRHIRQGKDELNFDEFGAYSTRRQKSKLRSIKDQIVEQAMPLKSYKLMHPESRLSSIQKQMLIHWLDKQIDSLEQQ; encoded by the coding sequence ATGAAAAAAGTAAAAGTCATTATTGCGGCTTTGGCTATTGTTTTTGTTATTATACAATTCATAAGACCTGCCCGAAATCAAAACGGACAGGTCTCTGGCCAAAGTCTCGCCTTTTTGTATCACCCATCAGATAGCGTGGTTAAAATACTTCAGGCTGCCTGTATGGATTGCCATTCCAATAATACACACTACCCTTGGTACACAAATGTACAACCCCTAGGATGGTTTTTGAACAGACATATCCGGCAAGGAAAGGATGAGTTAAATTTTGATGAGTTCGGTGCATATTCAACAAGAAGGCAAAAAAGTAAGCTGCGGTCTATAAAGGACCAAATCGTTGAACAGGCAATGCCTTTAAAATCTTACAAGCTAATGCATCCCGAATCCCGGCTTTCAAGCATTCAAAAGCAAATGCTTATCCATTGGCTGGATAAGCAAATTGACAGTTTAGAACAACAATAA
- a CDS encoding TonB-dependent receptor produces the protein MKCFLMLLLLSSQVAIAQQKLVVHVLNDDTQQPVPNATIISSASNISITCNNQGVGILTGIPIGKLLLHISSVGYETKSTTVNIHPNQIDTINVDLDPEEQALQDVIVSSTRNNSYIKDLPVRVEVIGADDINEKIGSTPANVSELLGEASGLQVLPTSTTTGNMSVRIQGLEGRYTQLLQDGFPMYGGFSGGLSLLQIPPLNLKRVEIIKGASSALYGGDAIAGLVNFVTKTPEATPHFDFLMNQSQRGATDISSFYSGRENKLGITLLATYDRQSANDINRDGFADLPESETVTFNPKMFYYFNDSTIVSLSVNATSDNRAGGDIFAIQNRPNVAHPYLEQNKSQRNYYQLSFTKQFHHGNVLTLKNSLSYYNRTITLPDYAFGGKDWNSYSEASYLLNWGNHKTVVGLNFTTDDFIQNKDLSTMPGSYSFNTLGAFIQDDWELTDKLHSEIGFRADKQNEFGYFPLPRVALLYKISPDFYARIGGGMGYQIPTVFNILPDQSDFSHVLPIGNAIKSTQSKGVNLDFNYSTKLGDDISFTYNQNFFLTHISNPVFPQPDSLKKGVYDLINAGGTELAKGLESNFKFDMDNWEFVADYTYTNAKNRFDNNSQPVPLNPIHKILLTLVYEKEGHFRAGIEGYYSGAQYLSDGSRTRDYSTVDLVAEKMFKHFSIIANIENIADTRQSRFGPLVNPPYNNPTISEIYAPLAGRVANLEIRFQL, from the coding sequence ATGAAATGTTTCTTAATGCTGCTTTTATTAAGCAGCCAAGTTGCCATTGCGCAACAAAAGCTCGTTGTGCACGTGCTCAATGATGACACGCAGCAACCAGTTCCAAATGCAACAATTATTAGTTCTGCTTCGAATATTAGTATTACATGTAACAATCAAGGAGTAGGTATCCTGACCGGTATACCGATAGGAAAATTATTATTGCATATATCTTCTGTAGGTTATGAAACAAAATCTACTACAGTAAATATCCATCCAAATCAAATTGATACAATCAATGTTGATCTTGATCCTGAAGAACAAGCCTTGCAGGATGTAATCGTTTCTTCAACAAGAAATAATAGCTATATCAAAGATCTACCTGTTAGGGTAGAAGTAATAGGAGCAGATGATATAAACGAGAAAATAGGCTCAACACCCGCGAACGTTTCAGAGTTATTAGGAGAAGCCTCTGGATTACAAGTTTTGCCGACTTCAACTACTACAGGAAATATGAGTGTACGTATTCAGGGCCTGGAAGGAAGATACACGCAACTGCTTCAGGATGGGTTCCCCATGTATGGAGGCTTTTCTGGCGGCCTAAGCTTATTACAAATACCACCCTTAAATCTGAAAAGAGTGGAGATCATTAAAGGCGCTTCATCGGCGCTTTATGGTGGTGATGCTATTGCTGGTCTTGTCAATTTTGTGACCAAGACTCCTGAAGCTACTCCTCATTTTGATTTTTTAATGAACCAATCTCAAAGAGGCGCTACAGATATCAGTTCTTTTTATAGTGGTAGGGAAAATAAATTAGGCATAACACTTCTAGCAACCTATGACCGTCAGTCAGCGAACGATATTAATCGTGATGGTTTTGCAGATTTGCCAGAATCTGAAACAGTTACTTTTAATCCTAAAATGTTTTATTATTTTAATGATAGTACTATTGTAAGTTTATCTGTAAATGCCACTTCAGATAATCGCGCCGGTGGAGACATTTTTGCCATACAAAATCGACCAAATGTTGCTCATCCTTATTTAGAGCAAAATAAGTCCCAGAGAAATTACTACCAGTTAAGTTTTACCAAACAATTTCATCACGGCAATGTCTTGACTTTAAAGAATAGCCTGTCATACTATAACAGAACAATTACATTGCCTGATTATGCATTCGGGGGTAAAGATTGGAATTCTTACTCTGAAGCTTCTTATCTTTTAAATTGGGGTAATCATAAAACTGTTGTTGGGCTTAATTTTACGACAGATGATTTTATTCAGAACAAGGATCTTAGCACAATGCCTGGAAGTTATTCCTTCAACACACTGGGTGCCTTTATACAGGATGATTGGGAATTAACGGACAAACTACACTCTGAGATTGGTTTCAGAGCAGATAAGCAAAATGAATTTGGATATTTTCCATTACCTAGAGTAGCATTATTATATAAAATTAGTCCAGATTTCTATGCTAGAATAGGCGGTGGTATGGGATATCAGATTCCCACAGTATTCAATATTCTGCCGGATCAGTCTGACTTCAGCCATGTTTTGCCTATAGGCAATGCTATTAAGTCAACACAATCTAAAGGGGTAAACTTAGATTTTAACTATAGCACAAAACTGGGTGATGATATCTCATTTACCTATAATCAGAACTTCTTTTTGACCCATATCTCCAATCCGGTCTTTCCGCAGCCTGATAGTTTGAAAAAAGGTGTTTATGATTTGATAAATGCAGGGGGCACGGAATTGGCTAAAGGATTGGAAAGTAATTTTAAATTTGATATGGATAATTGGGAGTTTGTGGCAGATTATACCTATACAAATGCAAAAAACCGATTTGACAATAATAGCCAACCGGTTCCTTTGAACCCTATACATAAAATCTTGCTAACACTCGTGTATGAAAAGGAAGGGCATTTTAGGGCTGGCATAGAAGGGTATTACAGTGGCGCACAATACCTAAGTGATGGAAGCAGAACAAGAGATTATTCAACAGTTGATTTAGTAGCAGAAAAAATGTTTAAACATTTTAGCATTATAGCTAATATAGAAAACATTGCAGATACTCGTCAATCGAGATTTGGGCCTTTGGTGAATCCACCATATAATAATCCGACAATTAGTGAAATTTATGCGCCATTAGCTGGTAGAGTAGCGAACCTAGAAATAAGATTCCAACTTTAA
- the rpmA gene encoding 50S ribosomal protein L27, with amino-acid sequence MAHKKGEGSVKNGRDSRSKRLGVKIFGGQPAISGNIIVRQRGTSFHPGKNVGLGKDFTLFALTDGVVEFKKAKGDITKVSVLAAPAEATA; translated from the coding sequence ATGGCTCACAAGAAAGGTGAAGGTAGTGTAAAAAATGGTCGCGATTCAAGAAGCAAACGTCTTGGCGTAAAAATATTTGGTGGCCAACCAGCTATCTCAGGCAATATTATCGTTCGTCAAAGAGGTACTAGTTTCCATCCCGGTAAAAATGTTGGTTTAGGTAAAGATTTCACTTTATTTGCACTTACTGACGGTGTTGTAGAATTTAAAAAAGCTAAAGGAGATATTACTAAAGTATCTGTATTAGCTGCTCCAGCAGAAGCTACCGCTTAA
- a CDS encoding multicopper oxidase domain-containing protein has protein sequence MSIKKLKITSSFLLIMLVYASSIIYAQKAPKFDRGNNESYIPFTDFVAPVAYPSPDGMPLPTHIANYEKNILTKPVKAANSGIHFPAGTPETKTVRYDLYITDTTVNYTGKKRKGIAVNGSIPGPTLVFTIGDTALIIVHNNTEKPTGVHWHGVQLANQMDGVPYLTQTPIPPHSIYVYKFPIVQAGTYWYHSHFGLQEQIGLYGALIFNKRAEPNIPTIPLVLSDWSDMNPKEINRRLHTASDWFAIKKGTVQSYSEAIKARKLGVKLGNEWKRMHAMDVSDVYYERFFANGDTSQSFPQFRAGDKVRFRIVDGGASSYFWLTYSGGKITVVANDGNDVEPVDVDRLIIGPSETYDVVVTIPENMQYQFLVTPEDRTGHASVWLGHGMKMPAKKLPRLKYFEGMAMMNKMMKMNGDMKPMGMQMSLQKMDMNSVMYPEMDESGNMKMGGMDNRQKMKMDKGKEGINKGIYTCPMHPDIMSDKPGRCPKCGMELVKKTSHVNMNMTKSNGIVTLNYNMLKAPEKTTLPKGTWKTLHFELTGNMNRYIWTLDDKTVSESDKILIRQGENVRIILYNNSMMRHPMHLHGHDFRVLNQYGVYSPMKNVLDIMPMETDTLEFRASESGDWFFHCHILYHMMSGMGRVFSYENSAPNPEIPDPMKAYKMLKKDDRMFHLMFQNDFATNGNDGSLMYANTRWAFQGEWRLGYTAMHGYETETHFGRYIGKMQWLFPYVGVDWRYRKHSAEDNNIFGQKNTKDDRKVFHVGVQYTLPWLVVADASVDYTGNFRLQFSRDDIPLTPRLRASFMINSDREYMVGGRYIMTKYLSLSTHYDSDMGWGAGITFTY, from the coding sequence GTGAGCATAAAAAAATTAAAAATCACCTCATCCTTCTTGTTGATTATGCTGGTATATGCCAGTTCTATAATCTATGCACAGAAGGCTCCAAAGTTTGACAGAGGAAACAATGAAAGCTACATACCCTTTACGGATTTTGTGGCGCCGGTAGCATATCCGTCACCTGATGGTATGCCATTGCCGACACACATTGCCAATTACGAAAAAAATATCCTTACAAAACCGGTAAAAGCGGCCAATTCCGGCATCCACTTTCCAGCTGGAACACCTGAGACAAAGACCGTTCGCTATGACTTATATATTACCGATACCACCGTTAATTATACCGGTAAAAAGCGAAAAGGTATTGCTGTTAATGGTAGTATTCCCGGACCAACTTTGGTGTTTACTATCGGAGACACCGCTCTTATTATTGTTCATAACAATACAGAGAAACCTACAGGTGTCCATTGGCATGGAGTACAATTAGCAAACCAAATGGATGGGGTTCCTTATTTAACCCAAACACCAATACCTCCGCATAGTATATATGTGTATAAGTTTCCAATAGTACAAGCGGGAACTTACTGGTACCACAGTCATTTCGGATTGCAGGAGCAAATTGGGTTATATGGAGCGCTTATCTTTAATAAAAGAGCAGAACCCAATATTCCAACGATCCCATTGGTGCTTAGTGATTGGAGTGATATGAATCCGAAGGAAATAAACCGCCGTCTTCATACGGCGAGTGACTGGTTCGCTATTAAGAAGGGTACAGTGCAAAGCTATTCAGAAGCTATTAAAGCGAGGAAATTAGGCGTGAAATTGGGAAATGAATGGAAGCGGATGCACGCGATGGATGTCAGCGATGTTTATTATGAACGCTTTTTTGCCAATGGCGACACTAGTCAATCGTTTCCGCAATTTAGAGCAGGCGACAAAGTTAGATTCCGTATTGTGGATGGTGGTGCGTCTTCCTATTTCTGGCTCACTTATAGTGGCGGAAAAATTACAGTTGTCGCTAATGATGGGAACGATGTGGAGCCGGTGGACGTTGACCGTTTAATTATAGGTCCCTCAGAGACATATGATGTAGTAGTGACTATTCCGGAAAATATGCAATATCAGTTCCTCGTTACTCCGGAAGACAGAACGGGGCATGCATCTGTATGGTTAGGCCATGGAATGAAAATGCCGGCTAAAAAGCTTCCAAGACTCAAATATTTTGAAGGAATGGCCATGATGAATAAGATGATGAAAATGAACGGGGATATGAAGCCAATGGGTATGCAAATGTCACTGCAAAAAATGGATATGAATAGTGTGATGTATCCGGAGATGGATGAATCCGGCAATATGAAAATGGGGGGAATGGATAATAGGCAGAAAATGAAAATGGATAAAGGCAAAGAAGGGATCAATAAAGGAATATATACATGCCCAATGCATCCTGATATAATGTCTGATAAACCAGGAAGATGTCCTAAATGTGGAATGGAGCTGGTGAAAAAAACCTCCCATGTTAATATGAATATGACTAAAAGTAACGGAATTGTCACGCTGAATTATAATATGCTCAAAGCTCCTGAGAAAACTACACTTCCTAAAGGCACTTGGAAAACGCTACACTTTGAGCTTACTGGGAACATGAACCGCTATATTTGGACCTTAGATGATAAAACAGTTTCTGAAAGCGATAAAATTTTAATTAGGCAAGGAGAAAATGTCCGTATCATTTTATACAATAATTCTATGATGCGACACCCAATGCATTTACATGGACATGACTTTCGAGTGCTAAACCAATATGGCGTCTATTCTCCTATGAAAAATGTATTAGATATTATGCCGATGGAGACTGATACTTTGGAGTTTAGAGCTTCAGAGAGTGGAGACTGGTTTTTCCATTGTCATATTCTCTACCATATGATGAGTGGGATGGGCAGGGTATTCAGCTATGAAAACAGTGCACCCAATCCGGAAATACCCGATCCAATGAAAGCATACAAGATGTTGAAAAAAGACGACCGTATGTTCCATCTCATGTTTCAAAATGATTTTGCAACGAACGGGAATGACGGCTCTTTAATGTATGCAAATACGCGCTGGGCTTTTCAGGGCGAATGGCGTTTAGGTTATACTGCAATGCATGGATACGAGACAGAAACTCATTTTGGCAGATATATTGGTAAGATGCAATGGTTGTTTCCATATGTCGGGGTCGATTGGCGCTATCGTAAGCATTCGGCAGAAGACAATAATATCTTCGGTCAGAAAAATACTAAAGACGACCGGAAAGTATTCCATGTTGGTGTCCAATATACACTTCCCTGGTTGGTTGTTGCTGATGCCAGTGTAGATTATACAGGAAATTTCCGATTACAGTTTAGTCGTGATGATATTCCACTGACACCAAGGTTAAGAGCATCTTTCATGATAAATAGTGATCGGGAATATATGGTTGGCGGCCGCTATATTATGACAAAATACTTATCACTTAGCACACATTATGATAGTGATATGGGTTGGGGAGCCGGTATTACTTTTACTTATTAA
- a CDS encoding mobile mystery protein A, whose amino-acid sequence MKKNSLQIQQLDSKMQSLAPLKKMAMPPIGWIKAVRLALGMSLEQLGNKLSLTKQSARDIEKREMEDSITLKALKEAAEALDMQLVYGLVPRDGSLDALIERKAKALAKKIVLRTATTMDLEDQGNSRQRLEKAIEERTAELKNTMPKILWD is encoded by the coding sequence ATGAAAAAGAACAGTTTGCAGATACAGCAGCTCGACAGTAAAATGCAGTCACTGGCCCCCTTGAAAAAAATGGCGATGCCGCCCATCGGCTGGATAAAGGCTGTCCGGCTGGCGCTCGGGATGTCGCTGGAACAACTGGGCAACAAGCTGTCCCTTACAAAACAAAGTGCAAGGGATATAGAAAAACGGGAAATGGAGGACAGCATTACCCTGAAAGCGTTGAAAGAAGCCGCCGAAGCGCTGGATATGCAATTGGTGTACGGCCTCGTACCCCGCGACGGCTCCCTCGACGCCCTCATCGAACGAAAGGCCAAAGCCCTTGCAAAAAAAATAGTTTTACGCACCGCCACTACGATGGACCTTGAAGACCAGGGCAATTCCCGCCAAAGGCTGGAAAAGGCGATTGAAGAAAGGACAGCTGAATTAAAAAATACAATGCCTAAAATATTATGGGATTAG
- a CDS encoding class I SAM-dependent methyltransferase gives MKNTIQYTQCPACESKDISEVLCAKDYTVSGEIFEIWQCAHCNLRFTQNVPDEEGIVPYYKADTYISHSNTRKGIVNWLYHIVRKRTLKQKAELVKKYSGLQTGNLLDIGAGTGAFASVMKSENWEVLALEPDEDARRNAKRDFDIELQDGGELFSLDEASFDVITMWHVLEHVHDLHNYIAVFQKIIKSKGTLLIAVPNYTSFDATYYEGFWAAYDVPRHLYHFSPESMKLLVAQYGFKVEKCLPMKFDSYYVSMLSEQYKNGKKNLIKSFLNGFQSNKKAQHNAEKYSSVIYVIKKQKIV, from the coding sequence ATGAAAAATACTATTCAATATACCCAATGTCCTGCCTGCGAAAGCAAAGATATAAGCGAAGTTTTGTGTGCCAAAGACTATACTGTCTCCGGTGAAATCTTCGAAATTTGGCAATGTGCCCATTGCAACCTGCGTTTTACGCAAAATGTCCCTGATGAAGAAGGGATAGTACCCTATTATAAAGCCGATACTTATATTTCGCATAGCAACACTAGAAAAGGGATTGTAAACTGGCTTTACCATATTGTACGTAAAAGAACTTTGAAACAAAAAGCTGAATTAGTAAAAAAATATAGTGGATTGCAAACTGGTAACTTGTTGGATATTGGTGCTGGAACAGGCGCATTCGCATCTGTTATGAAATCTGAAAACTGGGAAGTGCTGGCTCTGGAACCGGATGAAGATGCAAGAAGAAATGCTAAAAGAGATTTTGATATTGAATTGCAAGATGGAGGGGAATTATTTTCTTTGGATGAGGCAAGCTTTGATGTAATTACTATGTGGCATGTTTTGGAACATGTACATGATTTACATAATTACATTGCAGTTTTCCAAAAAATAATAAAAAGCAAAGGTACGCTCTTGATTGCTGTTCCTAATTATACATCTTTTGATGCAACTTATTACGAAGGTTTTTGGGCGGCTTATGATGTGCCAAGGCACCTGTATCATTTCTCTCCGGAGAGCATGAAGCTTTTAGTAGCGCAATATGGTTTTAAAGTAGAGAAATGCTTACCCATGAAATTTGATAGTTATTATGTAAGTATGTTGAGCGAACAATATAAAAATGGTAAAAAGAACCTTATAAAATCATTCCTAAACGGGTTTCAGTCTAATAAAAAAGCACAACATAATGCTGAAAAATATAGTTCAGTTATATATGTAATTAAAAAGCAGAAAATAGTGTAG
- a CDS encoding mobile mystery protein B, producing MGLDLTYIAGQTPLDDDEKEGLKILAIATKEELDEFEQQNIEQAIEWSLSRNFKPAQVLTEKFIKDVHRRMLGKVWKWAGSFRRTNKNIVVDKWQIPTSLKTLLDDTQFWIAHHTFPAAETAIRFKHRLVSIHCFANGNGRHSRLMADILIRALDKQTEFSWGTGDLTHKSPFRDTYLSAVKAADKGDIVPLINFANPAQR from the coding sequence ATGGGATTAGACCTTACCTACATTGCTGGACAAACGCCCCTGGACGATGATGAAAAAGAAGGGTTGAAGATTCTTGCCATTGCCACAAAAGAAGAACTGGATGAGTTTGAACAGCAGAATATAGAGCAGGCCATCGAATGGTCATTATCGCGGAACTTCAAGCCGGCACAGGTGTTGACCGAAAAGTTTATCAAAGACGTTCACAGAAGAATGTTAGGTAAGGTATGGAAATGGGCCGGAAGTTTCCGCAGGACCAATAAAAATATCGTCGTAGATAAATGGCAGATACCAACCTCGCTGAAAACACTATTGGACGACACACAATTCTGGATTGCCCATCATACTTTTCCGGCGGCGGAAACCGCCATCCGCTTTAAGCACCGGCTGGTAAGCATCCATTGCTTTGCCAACGGTAATGGCCGGCATAGCCGCCTGATGGCAGACATACTGATAAGAGCGTTGGATAAGCAGACAGAATTTTCTTGGGGAACAGGCGACCTCACACATAAAAGCCCGTTCAGGGATACTTACCTTTCCGCTGTGAAAGCAGCAGACAAAGGAGACATAGTGCCACTCATTAATTTTGCCAATCCCGCGCAACGCTAA